A region from the Sphingomonas flavescens genome encodes:
- a CDS encoding FAD-dependent oxidoreductase, whose amino-acid sequence MNDFDVIIIGGGIAGSSLGAEIAAHRRTLIVEGENACGYHSTGRSAAFYLESYGGPEVAKLTLASRDFLESPPPEFADHGFLRQRGDLHLTKGDLPELPSQVATRIVEREELERLVPGVRADWKRALLEPGCADIDVAALHAAFLRSFRRNGGQIATGSRAVSGVREEGAWRLALEDGAELRASIVVNAAGAWADHVARSCAVEPLGIAPKRRTMVQLRVTQAGLRDLPLVDDAEGSFYFKGESDQTVWLSPHDEIETEACDAAPEEIDIATAIDRFERVVDWPVERVERSWAGLRSFAPDRLPVYGYDPDAEGFFWCAGQGGFGIQTSPAAARLAAAMLLHQEPHPSVAAIDPAIFSPRRFQV is encoded by the coding sequence ATGAACGATTTTGACGTCATCATAATTGGCGGCGGCATCGCCGGCTCGAGTCTCGGCGCGGAGATTGCGGCACACCGGCGGACGCTGATTGTCGAAGGCGAGAACGCTTGCGGCTACCATTCAACCGGCCGCTCGGCGGCTTTTTACCTGGAGAGTTACGGTGGGCCCGAAGTTGCCAAGCTGACGCTGGCTTCGCGTGACTTTCTCGAGTCGCCGCCACCGGAATTCGCCGACCATGGCTTCCTGCGACAGCGCGGCGATCTCCATCTGACGAAGGGTGACCTTCCTGAACTTCCGTCCCAGGTGGCGACGAGGATCGTCGAGCGGGAAGAACTCGAACGGCTGGTGCCCGGGGTCCGTGCCGATTGGAAGCGGGCACTGTTAGAGCCAGGTTGTGCCGATATCGACGTGGCCGCGCTTCACGCGGCCTTTCTGCGCAGCTTTCGCCGAAATGGTGGGCAGATTGCCACCGGTTCGCGTGCAGTTTCGGGCGTTCGAGAAGAAGGTGCTTGGCGGTTAGCGCTGGAAGACGGCGCCGAACTCCGCGCGTCAATCGTTGTGAACGCGGCGGGGGCGTGGGCCGACCACGTGGCGCGGTCTTGCGCGGTTGAACCGCTCGGAATCGCGCCGAAGCGGAGGACGATGGTCCAACTGCGCGTCACTCAAGCGGGCCTCCGCGATCTGCCGCTGGTCGATGACGCCGAAGGTAGCTTCTATTTTAAAGGGGAAAGTGACCAGACCGTGTGGCTCAGTCCACACGACGAGATTGAAACCGAAGCCTGCGACGCCGCGCCGGAGGAGATCGACATCGCAACAGCGATCGACCGCTTCGAGCGGGTCGTCGACTGGCCGGTGGAGCGGGTCGAGAGGAGTTGGGCCGGCTTACGCAGCTTCGCGCCGGACCGGCTGCCGGTCTACGGTTATGATCCTGATGCGGAAGGGTTTTTCTGGTGCGCCGGACAAGGGGGATTTGGTATCCAGACCTCCCCGGCAGCGGCTAGGCTCGCTGCGGCAATGCTGTTGCATCAAGAACCGCATCCGAGTGTCGCGGCGATCGACCCGGCGATTTTCTCGCCTCGACGATTTCAGGTTTGA
- a CDS encoding A24 family peptidase: MLNGGFTALLLLALAATLVVAAVVDTRTFTISNRITAGVALGAPLYWISLGVDPFPGMAIQVAAGAIVFAVLAVAFYTGMMGGGDVKLAAALALWFTPANTLKFLMLMAIVGGLLTFGILVWHRARKNAGRPKIPYGVAIAAGALFVLAPILTQRFLNQFV; the protein is encoded by the coding sequence ATGTTGAACGGGGGGTTCACCGCGCTGCTGTTGCTTGCACTTGCCGCGACCTTGGTCGTTGCGGCGGTCGTCGACACGCGCACATTCACCATCTCGAACCGAATTACCGCTGGGGTCGCTCTTGGAGCTCCTCTCTACTGGATTTCGCTTGGCGTCGACCCGTTTCCCGGCATGGCGATCCAGGTCGCGGCTGGCGCAATCGTTTTCGCAGTGCTGGCGGTCGCTTTCTACACGGGCATGATGGGCGGAGGGGACGTGAAGCTCGCTGCAGCCCTCGCTTTGTGGTTCACGCCTGCCAACACACTAAAGTTTTTGATGCTGATGGCGATTGTCGGCGGCCTGCTGACCTTTGGCATCCTGGTCTGGCACCGAGCGAGGAAGAACGCCGGGCGACCGAAAATTCCTTATGGTGTGGCGATCGCCGCTGGAGCGCTTTTCGTGCTCGCGCCGATTCTCACCCAACGGTTTCTTAACCAATTTGTCTGA
- the cpaB gene encoding Flp pilus assembly protein CpaB codes for MDVKKLALLVGALVIAVITAVMAKNMFTGAGSQQAAAAPVPMGPKVLVAKKALPVGTIIDADSFTYQPWPKELMQSAYYVDGQPDGDAKKLLGTVVRNPITAGQPVTRGALVGPQDRGFLAAALGAGMRAITVPVNVSSGVAGFVFPGDHIDLVLTQQVEGGGDGPALKVSETIIRNLRVLATDQRITSKDDDGKTAVKVFANVTLEVTPRIAEKIAVAQSLGSLSLSLRSLADNTADIERAVAAGNVKVPAGTDPAQEKQMLLAMANRPIDTNTTYSTGGDVSRFQRRTVPARTNKSDTLAKAMGSFGKGLGQAISGQASSEGPVVRVARGNNVTVVPVGAR; via the coding sequence ATGGATGTGAAGAAGCTCGCGCTGCTCGTTGGAGCGCTCGTCATTGCAGTGATCACCGCTGTCATGGCAAAAAATATGTTCACCGGTGCTGGTTCCCAGCAGGCCGCGGCGGCACCTGTGCCGATGGGGCCAAAGGTGCTGGTTGCCAAGAAGGCACTTCCGGTCGGTACGATTATCGATGCGGACAGCTTCACCTATCAGCCGTGGCCGAAGGAGCTCATGCAGAGCGCCTACTACGTCGACGGACAGCCTGACGGCGATGCCAAGAAGCTGCTCGGTACCGTGGTGCGCAATCCGATCACGGCCGGTCAGCCAGTCACTCGCGGCGCCCTCGTCGGCCCGCAGGACCGCGGCTTCCTCGCCGCCGCGCTGGGCGCCGGAATGCGTGCCATCACGGTGCCTGTGAACGTCTCCTCGGGCGTTGCCGGCTTCGTCTTCCCGGGCGATCACATCGACCTGGTGCTGACGCAGCAGGTTGAAGGCGGCGGCGATGGGCCTGCCCTCAAGGTCTCGGAAACGATCATCCGCAACCTGCGCGTGCTCGCTACCGACCAGCGCATCACCAGCAAGGATGACGACGGCAAGACTGCGGTCAAAGTGTTCGCCAACGTGACCCTGGAGGTTACGCCGCGGATCGCCGAGAAGATCGCGGTTGCGCAGAGCCTCGGCTCGCTGTCGCTGTCGCTCCGCTCGCTGGCCGACAATACGGCCGACATCGAACGGGCGGTGGCCGCTGGCAACGTCAAGGTTCCGGCCGGCACCGATCCCGCCCAAGAGAAGCAGATGTTGCTGGCGATGGCCAACCGGCCGATCGACACCAACACGACCTACTCGACCGGCGGCGACGTGTCGCGCTTCCAGCGCCGCACCGTCCCTGCACGGACCAACAAGTCGGACACACTCGCCAAAGCTATGGGCAGCTTTGGCAAGGGCCTTGGCCAGGCAATTTCGGGCCAGGCTTCGTCCGAAGGTCCGGTCGTTCGTGTCGCTCGCGGCAATAATGTCACCGTTGTTCCGGTGGGAGCTCGCTAA
- a CDS encoding type II and III secretion system protein family protein has translation MKTQSINRRARLGTAVAALALAFGTLGAAAPAVAQPTAAKPAETVNLSKGTGTLVRLSEPMSDVFVANDQVADVQVRSSTQLYVFGKGSGETTVYATAKNGRVVYAANVRVGNNISSVGEMLHLAMPEASVQATPMNNLVLLTGTVANPEDVAEAQRLVQAYVGSDTQVVSRLRSATPLQVMLKVRIAEINRSMLKKWGINLLTSDPTGGFKFGAFQGQGIYLPPPGGSSTGSGQIIRSTIGSTFGAATKFLGLDLTASLDIAAQDGLVSILAEPNLTALSGETASFLAGGEFPVPVSQALGSVTIEYKQYGVGLAFTPIVLGDGRISMRVRPEVSELSNENAVTLNGFTVPALTTRRAETTVELGSGQSMMIGGLLRSTATNNIDKAPFLGDLPILGSLFRSTQFRRNETELVVIVTPYLVRPVSTQLATPVDGYRVPNDLQRDFGGQSFSGVSGSREPTAVPAATVPAAAGTAAAPAPGFKL, from the coding sequence ATGAAAACTCAGTCGATCAATCGCCGGGCTCGCCTCGGCACCGCAGTGGCCGCCCTGGCCCTTGCGTTCGGCACCTTGGGCGCCGCGGCTCCGGCCGTTGCCCAGCCGACCGCAGCCAAGCCGGCCGAGACGGTCAACCTCAGCAAGGGCACTGGCACGCTGGTTCGCCTGTCTGAGCCGATGAGCGACGTCTTCGTCGCCAACGACCAGGTTGCTGACGTCCAGGTCCGCTCGTCCACTCAGCTCTACGTCTTCGGCAAGGGCTCGGGCGAAACGACGGTCTACGCGACGGCCAAGAACGGTCGGGTCGTCTACGCCGCCAACGTCCGCGTCGGCAACAACATCAGCTCGGTCGGCGAAATGCTGCACCTCGCGATGCCGGAGGCCAGCGTCCAGGCGACGCCGATGAACAACCTCGTGCTCCTGACGGGCACGGTTGCGAACCCGGAAGATGTCGCGGAAGCGCAGCGCCTCGTCCAGGCTTACGTCGGCTCGGACACTCAGGTGGTCAGCCGCCTGCGTTCGGCCACGCCGCTGCAGGTCATGCTCAAGGTCCGGATCGCGGAGATCAACCGCTCGATGCTGAAGAAGTGGGGTATCAACCTGCTTACCAGCGACCCGACCGGCGGCTTCAAGTTCGGCGCCTTTCAGGGCCAGGGCATCTATCTGCCTCCGCCCGGTGGATCTTCTACCGGATCGGGTCAGATCATCCGCAGCACAATCGGCTCGACCTTCGGTGCTGCGACCAAGTTCCTGGGCCTGGATCTAACCGCGTCCTTGGATATTGCTGCTCAAGACGGCTTGGTATCGATCCTCGCAGAGCCAAATTTGACGGCGCTGTCGGGTGAAACGGCGAGCTTCCTTGCTGGCGGTGAGTTCCCCGTTCCAGTCAGCCAAGCACTTGGCTCGGTTACTATCGAGTACAAGCAATATGGCGTCGGCCTGGCCTTCACGCCGATCGTCCTGGGCGACGGCCGCATTTCGATGCGCGTCCGCCCAGAAGTGAGCGAACTGTCGAACGAGAATGCGGTGACGCTGAATGGCTTCACGGTTCCCGCTTTGACGACACGCCGCGCGGAAACGACGGTCGAGCTCGGGTCGGGGCAGTCGATGATGATCGGCGGCCTGCTCCGCAGCACGGCGACCAACAACATCGACAAGGCGCCATTCCTTGGCGACCTGCCGATCCTCGGTTCGCTGTTCCGTTCGACGCAGTTCCGCCGCAACGAGACCGAATTGGTGGTCATCGTGACGCCGTACCTCGTCCGCCCGGTCTCGACCCAGCTCGCGACTCCGGTCGATGGCTATCGTGTGCCGAATGACCTGCAGCGCGACTTCGGCGGCCAGTCATTCAGCGGTGTCAGCGGCTCGCGTGAACCGACCGCGGTCCCGGCAGCCACCGTTCCGGCCGCCGCCGGGACCGCCGCCGCTCCGGCCCCTGGGTTCAAGCTGTGA
- a CDS encoding CpaD family pilus assembly lipoprotein, which yields MRSKFLLIALGSGALAACQTPGSPDNPAKGLASVNVPVVTSTDYVFDAAAPGGTLAPGEADRLNGWFQGLGLGYGDTVYVDAGYAPAARQQVAAVAGRYGMLVSTGAPVTAGSVPANGVRVVVARRRAEVPNCPNWRNPSQPDWDNKTMSNFGCGVNSNIAAMVANPEDLLRGRDGAGVPDGVTATRAIDMYRKKAPTGSGDLKAASSKGGN from the coding sequence ATGCGTTCGAAGTTTCTCCTCATCGCTCTCGGCAGCGGCGCGCTGGCAGCTTGCCAGACGCCGGGCTCACCGGACAATCCGGCGAAGGGCCTCGCTTCGGTAAACGTCCCGGTCGTCACCAGCACGGACTATGTGTTCGACGCTGCTGCGCCCGGCGGCACTCTCGCCCCCGGTGAGGCCGATCGCCTGAACGGCTGGTTCCAGGGCCTTGGCCTCGGCTATGGCGACACGGTTTACGTCGACGCCGGCTATGCGCCTGCTGCCCGTCAGCAAGTGGCCGCCGTCGCCGGTCGCTACGGAATGCTGGTCTCCACCGGCGCTCCAGTGACTGCCGGCTCAGTGCCAGCCAACGGCGTTCGCGTCGTCGTTGCGCGCCGTCGGGCCGAAGTTCCGAATTGCCCCAACTGGCGCAATCCGTCGCAGCCCGACTGGGACAACAAGACGATGAGCAACTTCGGTTGCGGCGTGAACAGCAACATCGCTGCAATGGTCGCCAACCCGGAAGATCTGCTGCGCGGCCGTGACGGCGCCGGCGTTCCCGATGGCGTCACCGCAACGCGGGCGATCGACATGTATCGCAAAAAGGCACCGACCGGCAGCGGCGATCTCAAGGCTGCCAGCTCGAAGGGAGGCAACTAA
- a CDS encoding pilus assembly protein CpaE, translated as MNAPFQARAGLRDPFTAFVSDDATADMLRPVAVEHGWSPEKVNKGGLRNAVQSLSVSASPNILFVDLSESADPLNDINALAEVCEPGTIVIASGTVNDVRLYRDLVASGIHDYLLKPFTVDQLRDTFAHAQMILSGPRGETQADKPHVMAAVIGVRGGVGASTIATSLAWLFGEKSRRSTALLDLDVHFGTGALALDLEPGRGLTDAIENPSRIDGLFIERAMVRANERLSVLSAEAPIHQPLVTDGTAFFQLQEEMRNAFESTVLDLPRHMLIQYPHLVHDAHVAVVVAELTLAGTRDTIRVLAWLKSNAPQTKVIVVANGVPSGGALEISRKDFEQSIERSVDVVFPFDAKVAAQAAKLGKPMAEVATGKLAAPFNTLSGMVLNHATEEGSAPEAAGGNSKSLVSGLKSMLAKPKDKAA; from the coding sequence ATGAATGCTCCGTTTCAGGCACGCGCGGGTTTGCGTGACCCGTTCACGGCCTTCGTAAGCGACGATGCCACGGCAGACATGCTGCGGCCCGTTGCGGTCGAGCATGGCTGGTCGCCGGAGAAGGTGAACAAGGGCGGGCTGCGCAATGCGGTCCAGTCGCTCTCGGTGTCGGCCAGCCCGAACATCTTGTTCGTCGATCTAAGCGAAAGCGCCGATCCGCTCAATGATATCAACGCGCTTGCGGAAGTCTGCGAGCCGGGCACGATCGTCATCGCTTCAGGCACCGTCAATGACGTGCGCCTGTACCGTGATCTCGTCGCCAGCGGCATCCATGATTATCTGCTGAAGCCCTTCACGGTCGATCAGCTGCGCGACACCTTCGCGCATGCCCAGATGATCCTGTCGGGCCCGCGCGGCGAAACGCAGGCCGACAAGCCGCATGTCATGGCTGCGGTCATTGGCGTACGCGGCGGTGTGGGTGCCTCGACGATCGCGACCTCCCTCGCCTGGTTGTTCGGTGAGAAGTCGCGGCGTTCGACGGCACTGCTGGACCTCGACGTCCACTTCGGCACCGGCGCGCTTGCGCTCGACCTCGAGCCCGGCCGCGGCCTGACCGACGCGATCGAGAACCCGAGCCGCATCGACGGTCTGTTCATCGAGCGCGCGATGGTTCGTGCGAACGAGCGGCTTTCGGTCTTGTCGGCCGAGGCCCCGATCCACCAGCCACTGGTGACCGACGGCACCGCCTTCTTCCAGCTTCAGGAAGAAATGCGGAACGCCTTTGAGAGCACCGTGCTCGACCTGCCGCGCCACATGCTGATCCAGTATCCGCACCTGGTGCACGACGCGCATGTTGCCGTGGTGGTCGCCGAGCTCACGCTGGCCGGCACCCGCGACACCATCCGCGTGCTCGCCTGGCTGAAGTCGAACGCACCGCAGACCAAGGTCATCGTCGTCGCGAACGGCGTTCCTTCGGGCGGCGCGCTGGAAATCAGCCGCAAGGACTTCGAGCAGTCGATCGAGCGCTCTGTCGACGTGGTGTTCCCCTTCGACGCCAAGGTTGCTGCTCAGGCAGCCAAGCTTGGCAAGCCGATGGCGGAAGTCGCGACGGGGAAGCTCGCCGCGCCGTTCAACACCCTTTCCGGCATGGTTCTGAACCACGCGACGGAAGAAGGTTCGGCACCGGAAGCCGCCGGCGGCAATTCGAAGTCGTTGGTCAGTGGTCTGAAGTCGATGCTCGCGAAGCCCAAAGACAAGGCTGCGTAA
- a CDS encoding type II secretion system F family protein: MLLWLIIVGGIGALFLVFMAFSGPSASKNVKRRMDLIKERHGDVLAGNAQAQIRKLMTERAARIEGFASTLIPKPALLRKRLEQTGKDITLGKYAIACLVILAVVTVALLIKGAPILLSVLLGVFFGVGAPHLVIGRMIKKRINKFNVNFPDAIELMVRGLRSGLPITETLGIVGSEIQGPVGVEFRMVTDKMKIGRTMEAALQDTADRLGTPEFQFFVITLAIQRETGGNLAETLSNLADVLRKRAQMKLKIRAMSSESKASAYIIGALPFVVFGLVYMINPRYMGGFFTDERLIVAGIGGMIWMSIGAMIMAKMINFEI; encoded by the coding sequence ATGCTCCTGTGGCTAATCATCGTCGGCGGCATCGGCGCGCTGTTTCTCGTCTTTATGGCGTTCTCGGGACCGTCTGCGTCCAAGAACGTCAAGCGGCGAATGGACCTGATCAAGGAGCGTCACGGCGACGTGCTTGCAGGGAACGCCCAGGCGCAGATCCGCAAGCTGATGACCGAACGTGCGGCGAGGATCGAAGGCTTCGCATCGACCCTCATTCCGAAGCCGGCCCTTCTGCGCAAGCGGCTGGAGCAGACCGGCAAGGACATCACGCTGGGCAAGTACGCCATTGCGTGCCTAGTAATCCTCGCGGTTGTGACCGTCGCGCTGTTGATCAAGGGCGCCCCGATCCTGCTGTCGGTCCTCCTTGGTGTGTTTTTCGGGGTGGGCGCGCCGCACCTTGTCATCGGTCGGATGATCAAGAAGCGGATCAATAAGTTCAACGTGAACTTCCCCGACGCGATCGAACTGATGGTGCGCGGTCTTCGCTCAGGTCTCCCGATCACCGAAACGCTTGGCATCGTCGGCAGCGAAATTCAGGGACCGGTCGGTGTCGAATTCCGGATGGTTACCGATAAGATGAAGATCGGCCGCACAATGGAAGCCGCGTTGCAGGACACTGCCGACCGGTTGGGCACGCCGGAATTCCAGTTCTTCGTCATCACGCTGGCCATTCAGCGCGAGACCGGCGGTAATCTAGCCGAGACATTGTCGAACCTGGCCGACGTGCTGCGTAAACGCGCGCAGATGAAGCTGAAGATCCGCGCGATGAGCTCGGAATCCAAGGCTTCGGCCTACATCATCGGCGCCTTGCCGTTCGTCGTGTTCGGCCTCGTTTACATGATCAACCCCCGGTACATGGGCGGGTTCTTCACCGACGAACGCCTGATTGTTGCCGGCATCGGCGGCATGATCTGGATGAGCATCGGCGCCATGATCATGGCCAAGATGATCAACTTCGAAATCTAA
- a CDS encoding type II secretion system F family protein codes for MQVAPPPGPTILGFDVIWIATILSAVATFAVLLAIYAATTVKDPMARRVKALNERREQLKAGIVASTNKRKKLTNRNQAADNVRQLLGQFKMLQDDQVKKAQTRLMQAGIRTKDLAFFVILARFVLPVVIGIGAVVALYGMDYFPDWSWFRRYATVAGMIVGAYKAPDIWLKNKVTKRSHAIRKGLPDALDLLVICAEAGLTVDASFGRVARELGKAYPELGDEFGLTAIELGFLNERRNAFENLAERVDLEAVRGVVTTMIQTEKYGTPLASALRVLSAEFRNERMMRAEEKAARLPAIMTVPLILFILPVLFVVILGPASCSINDSFLHG; via the coding sequence ATGCAAGTTGCACCGCCTCCTGGCCCAACCATCCTCGGCTTCGACGTCATCTGGATCGCCACGATCCTGAGCGCCGTCGCCACCTTCGCCGTCCTGCTTGCGATCTACGCGGCAACGACGGTCAAGGATCCCATGGCCCGCCGAGTCAAAGCGCTCAACGAGCGCCGCGAGCAGCTCAAGGCCGGCATCGTCGCATCGACCAACAAGCGCAAGAAGCTGACGAACCGCAACCAGGCGGCGGACAACGTCCGCCAGCTCCTGGGGCAGTTCAAGATGCTCCAGGACGACCAGGTCAAGAAGGCCCAGACGCGCCTGATGCAGGCCGGTATCCGGACCAAGGACCTCGCCTTCTTCGTGATCCTTGCGCGCTTCGTGTTGCCGGTGGTGATCGGGATTGGCGCGGTCGTCGCGCTGTACGGCATGGACTATTTTCCCGATTGGTCCTGGTTCCGCCGCTACGCGACCGTCGCTGGCATGATCGTCGGCGCGTACAAGGCACCGGACATCTGGCTGAAGAACAAGGTCACCAAGCGCAGCCACGCGATCCGAAAGGGCCTGCCGGACGCGCTCGATCTACTCGTCATCTGCGCCGAAGCCGGCCTGACGGTGGATGCGTCGTTCGGTCGCGTCGCCCGCGAACTTGGCAAGGCTTATCCGGAGCTCGGTGACGAATTCGGACTGACCGCAATCGAGTTGGGCTTTCTCAACGAGCGCCGCAACGCCTTCGAGAACCTGGCAGAGCGTGTCGATCTGGAGGCTGTCCGCGGCGTGGTCACGACCATGATCCAGACCGAGAAGTACGGTACGCCTTTGGCCAGCGCACTCCGCGTGCTGTCGGCAGAATTCCGCAACGAGCGCATGATGCGCGCGGAAGAAAAGGCTGCCCGTCTCCCCGCCATCATGACCGTGCCGCTGATCCTGTTCATCCTGCCTGTGCTGTTCGTGGTCATTCTCGGCCCCGCCAGCTGCTCGATCAACGACAGCTTCCTGCATGGCTAA